Proteins encoded within one genomic window of Couchioplanes caeruleus:
- a CDS encoding ATP-binding SpoIIE family protein phosphatase — protein sequence MVGMGSPSATALPAQVAVTARHVPDCAELVRAQPWDSTPLGPMESWDPVVQATVEVVLASPVPMALAYGDDYLLIYNDAYAEVIGAKHPAAMGCPAAQVFGDLWQAPGIGGVIDDVYRTGRPFFEAEAQMSVPRAGKVEQASFTRGHSVVRDRHGSVVGVLTVAAETTQVTRRLQSLGELTARLASTLTIDDVARVVLAYAMSSFDVDHCVFAVDDGAEFRYVRRIRGEMVDEVDERLPPLWKRIGNDPRSPMVIAAQSGRPSFQPDGSPLLRVATDRHERRIRALAAMPLRTPSLHGALTIGYRTAHTWLPAERALLYAAAELVAQAAERARRFEAQHGTAQLLQRSMLPEHLPELDRFRIAARYDVGVDGNAAGGDFYDAFELSDGRLAMVLGDVAGHDVRAAAVMGQVRAALRALALTDPAPETVLAGLDRLVGSLGAESRNEEIFVTVVYGVLDQSDGTITLGSAGHPPPVLRRAGQGRATAELVAVPPGAPLGLGGSWRTSTVRLEPGDSILMFSDGVVERRDRPLGAGLADLVAAAAGAASGDPRNLCSLATAAVAGRTDDDVAVLAVERAVALSRSATMRVPAEPTGPSRVRQWMTTRLRDWGVPEPVIGAAILCTSELTTNALLHAGTPAHVRIDLSAERLLVSVADTGTRGSVTRAHTDTLSSRGRGLGLIEELSDTWGTDPAVRGSTVWFEMLLPPPERGNRGT from the coding sequence ATGGTCGGCATGGGGAGCCCTTCGGCTACGGCGCTGCCCGCACAGGTGGCGGTGACGGCACGGCACGTTCCCGACTGCGCCGAGCTCGTGCGTGCCCAGCCGTGGGACAGCACGCCGCTCGGTCCGATGGAGAGCTGGGATCCGGTCGTCCAGGCCACCGTGGAGGTGGTGCTCGCCTCGCCGGTGCCGATGGCGCTGGCGTACGGCGACGACTACCTGCTCATCTACAACGACGCGTACGCGGAGGTCATCGGCGCCAAGCACCCGGCGGCGATGGGCTGCCCGGCGGCCCAGGTCTTCGGCGACCTCTGGCAGGCGCCCGGGATCGGCGGGGTCATCGACGACGTGTACCGCACGGGCCGGCCCTTCTTCGAGGCCGAGGCCCAGATGTCGGTCCCCCGCGCCGGAAAGGTGGAGCAGGCGTCGTTCACCCGCGGGCACTCGGTGGTGCGCGACCGGCACGGCTCGGTCGTCGGCGTCCTCACCGTGGCGGCCGAGACCACGCAGGTGACCCGCCGGCTGCAGAGCCTGGGCGAGCTGACCGCGCGGCTAGCCTCCACGCTCACCATCGACGACGTCGCCCGGGTCGTGCTGGCGTACGCGATGAGCTCCTTCGACGTCGACCACTGCGTCTTCGCGGTGGACGACGGCGCGGAGTTCCGCTACGTGCGGCGCATCCGGGGCGAGATGGTGGACGAGGTCGACGAGCGGCTGCCCCCGCTGTGGAAGCGGATCGGCAACGACCCCCGGTCCCCGATGGTGATCGCGGCGCAGAGCGGCCGTCCCTCGTTCCAGCCCGACGGCTCGCCGCTGCTGCGGGTGGCGACGGACCGGCACGAGCGCCGGATCCGGGCACTCGCCGCGATGCCGCTGCGCACCCCGTCCCTGCACGGCGCACTCACCATCGGCTACCGCACCGCGCACACCTGGCTGCCGGCCGAGCGGGCACTGCTCTACGCCGCGGCCGAGCTGGTCGCCCAGGCGGCGGAGCGGGCCCGGCGGTTCGAGGCGCAGCACGGCACCGCCCAGCTCCTGCAGCGCAGCATGCTCCCGGAACACCTGCCCGAGCTGGACAGGTTCCGGATCGCCGCGCGCTACGACGTCGGCGTGGACGGCAACGCCGCGGGCGGCGACTTCTACGACGCGTTCGAGCTGAGCGACGGCCGGCTCGCGATGGTCCTCGGCGACGTCGCCGGCCACGACGTCCGCGCCGCCGCGGTGATGGGACAGGTCCGGGCGGCGCTGCGCGCCCTCGCGCTCACCGATCCCGCGCCCGAGACCGTGCTGGCCGGCCTCGACCGGCTGGTCGGCTCGCTGGGTGCGGAGTCGCGCAACGAGGAGATCTTCGTGACCGTCGTCTACGGCGTGCTCGATCAGAGCGACGGGACGATCACGCTGGGCAGCGCGGGTCATCCCCCGCCGGTGCTGCGCCGGGCCGGGCAGGGTCGGGCCACGGCCGAGCTGGTCGCCGTGCCGCCGGGCGCGCCGCTGGGGCTGGGCGGCTCCTGGCGGACGAGCACGGTCCGGCTGGAACCCGGAGACTCGATCCTGATGTTCAGCGACGGCGTGGTCGAGCGCCGGGACCGGCCGCTCGGCGCGGGTCTCGCGGATCTTGTGGCGGCGGCCGCCGGCGCCGCCAGCGGCGACCCCCGCAACCTGTGCTCGCTGGCGACGGCGGCCGTCGCCGGGCGTACGGACGACGACGTGGCCGTCCTCGCCGTCGAGCGGGCGGTGGCGCTGAGCCGGTCGGCGACGATGCGGGTCCCGGCGGAGCCGACCGGACCGAGCCGGGTCCGGCAGTGGATGACCACCCGCCTGCGCGACTGGGGGGTGCCGGAGCCGGTGATCGGCGCGGCGATCCTGTGCACCAGCGAGCTGACCACGAACGCCCTGCTGCACGCCGGCACGCCGGCGCACGTGCGCATCGACCTCAGCGCGGAGCGCCTGCTGGTCTCGGTCGCCGACACCGGCACGCGGGGCAGCGTGACCCGCGCCCACACGGACACCCTGAGCAGCCGGGGCCGCGGCCTGGGCCTGATCGAGGAGCTCAGCGACACCTGGGGCACCGATCCCGCCGTCCGCGGTTCCACGGTCTGGTTCGAGATGTTGCTACCCCCGCCGGAACGGGGTAATCGGGGCACATGA
- a CDS encoding phytoene desaturase family protein, protein MGFAANGAGYDPPVERADAIVIGAGHNGLVAANLLADAGWDVQVLEATPHPGGAVRSGYVTAPGYLSDLFSSFYPLGFASPVLHGLELGAHGLEWTHAPDVLTHLLPDGRAATVNRDLATSMASMEQFAAGDGERWKQAYDDWCDVSADMLKVLFTPFPPVRSGLGLARRLRVGGSLRLARRLVLSVRELGTELFRGEGAQLALAGCALHTDLSPEEAGGGVYGWLLAMLGQQYGWPVPVGGAQRITSALVDRLLERGGRIDYETPVSRVLVGGGKAMGVRSADGRNWRACRAVIADVPAPALYLDLVGERWLPPRLVEDLAFFRWDGATVKVDWALDGKVPWKNPAAAGAGTVHLGADLDGLTRFSAHLATDSMPPHPFLLLGQMTTADASHSPEGTESVWAYTHLPHRARWEAEEIEAHVARMEAVLEEHAPGFGRMVAGRNVFSPAELEAENPSLVGGALGGGTAAAFQQLFLRPIPGLGRADTPVDRLFLASASAHPGGGVHGAPGANAARAALTRHRFLTGRAYRAVIDAAHAVVYP, encoded by the coding sequence ATGGGGTTTGCCGCAAACGGCGCGGGGTACGACCCGCCCGTGGAGCGAGCGGACGCGATCGTCATCGGTGCGGGACACAACGGCCTGGTAGCGGCGAACCTGCTCGCCGACGCGGGATGGGACGTCCAGGTCCTCGAGGCGACCCCGCATCCCGGCGGCGCGGTCCGCTCCGGCTACGTGACCGCGCCCGGATATCTCAGCGACCTCTTCAGCTCGTTCTATCCGCTGGGCTTCGCCTCCCCGGTCCTGCACGGCCTGGAACTCGGCGCGCACGGCCTGGAATGGACCCACGCCCCCGACGTGCTGACCCACCTGTTGCCCGACGGCCGCGCCGCCACCGTCAACCGAGACCTCGCGACGAGCATGGCGTCGATGGAGCAGTTCGCGGCGGGCGACGGGGAGCGCTGGAAGCAGGCGTACGACGACTGGTGCGACGTCTCCGCGGACATGCTGAAGGTGCTCTTCACGCCGTTCCCGCCGGTGCGTTCCGGCCTGGGGCTGGCCCGCCGGCTGCGCGTCGGCGGCTCCCTGAGGCTGGCCCGGCGCCTGGTGCTGTCCGTCCGCGAGCTCGGCACCGAGCTGTTCCGGGGGGAGGGCGCCCAGCTCGCCCTGGCCGGCTGCGCGCTGCACACCGACCTGTCGCCCGAGGAGGCCGGGGGAGGGGTGTACGGCTGGCTGCTCGCCATGCTGGGCCAGCAGTACGGCTGGCCGGTCCCGGTCGGCGGCGCCCAGCGGATCACCAGTGCGCTGGTGGACCGCCTGCTGGAGCGCGGCGGCCGGATCGACTACGAGACCCCCGTGTCGCGGGTCCTGGTCGGCGGGGGCAAGGCGATGGGCGTACGCAGCGCCGACGGCCGCAACTGGCGCGCCTGCCGTGCGGTGATCGCGGACGTCCCGGCCCCCGCGCTGTACCTGGATCTGGTCGGCGAGCGTTGGCTCCCGCCGCGGCTCGTCGAGGACCTCGCGTTCTTCCGGTGGGACGGCGCCACGGTCAAGGTCGACTGGGCGCTCGACGGCAAGGTGCCGTGGAAGAACCCGGCCGCCGCCGGGGCGGGCACGGTGCATCTCGGCGCCGACCTCGACGGCCTGACCCGCTTTTCGGCGCACCTCGCCACCGACTCGATGCCGCCGCACCCGTTCCTGCTGCTGGGGCAGATGACGACGGCCGACGCGTCGCACTCGCCGGAGGGGACCGAGTCGGTGTGGGCGTACACCCACCTGCCCCACCGGGCCCGCTGGGAGGCCGAAGAGATCGAGGCGCACGTCGCCCGGATGGAGGCGGTGCTCGAGGAGCACGCACCCGGCTTCGGGCGCATGGTCGCCGGGCGCAACGTGTTCTCCCCGGCCGAACTGGAGGCCGAGAATCCCTCGCTGGTCGGCGGCGCGCTCGGCGGCGGCACGGCCGCGGCGTTCCAGCAGCTCTTCCTGCGCCCGATCCCCGGCCTGGGCCGGGCGGACACGCCGGTGGACCGGCTCTTCCTGGCGAGCGCGTCGGCCCATCCGGGCGGCGGTGTGCACGGTGCGCCGGGCGCCAACGCGGCCCGCGCGGCGCTCACCCGCCACCGCTTCCTCACCGGCCGGGCCTACCGGGCCGTGATCGACGCCGCCCACGCCGTCGTCTACCCCTAG
- a CDS encoding glycosyltransferase, producing MRIAMISEQASPLPASDAPAGAQQRHVAELSAALAELGHDVRVYTRRDDPDLPAIATLAGGVRVLHVPAGPAQVLPENELPRHMADFAQWLRTEWRDTDWLPDVAHAHYWTSGLAAITASRQVGVPVVQSFHEIATGAQPGPGASRTGYERALGRAVDRVVAQSQDELRGLIRIGVPRSRLAVVPGGVDSDHFTPDGPAAERDPERPRILSVGRLVERKGFGDVIEAMRYVPGAECVVVGGPPARELAADPQAEKLRAIAERCQVADRVRLVGGVRATDMPRWYRSADLFVAAPWQEQFELAPLEAMACGVPVVGTAIGGLNETVVDGLTGDLVPTRDPRALGGALRRLVNDKVRRFAYATAALDRARQAYSWKRVASQLGSVYSAVAGRRTNEAEAVA from the coding sequence TTGCGCATCGCGATGATCTCCGAGCAGGCGAGCCCGCTGCCCGCGAGCGACGCCCCGGCGGGCGCCCAGCAGCGGCACGTGGCCGAGCTTTCCGCGGCCCTGGCCGAGCTCGGCCACGACGTTCGCGTCTACACCCGGCGGGACGATCCGGACCTGCCCGCCATCGCCACGCTCGCCGGCGGCGTCCGCGTGCTGCACGTGCCGGCCGGCCCGGCGCAGGTGCTGCCCGAGAACGAGTTGCCGCGGCACATGGCCGACTTCGCGCAGTGGTTGCGTACCGAGTGGCGGGACACCGACTGGCTGCCCGACGTCGCGCACGCGCACTACTGGACCAGCGGCCTCGCGGCGATCACGGCCTCGCGCCAGGTCGGCGTCCCGGTCGTCCAGTCCTTCCACGAGATAGCCACCGGGGCGCAGCCCGGCCCCGGCGCCTCCCGTACGGGCTACGAACGCGCGCTGGGCCGGGCCGTCGACCGGGTGGTCGCCCAGAGCCAGGACGAGCTGCGCGGGCTGATCCGCATCGGGGTGCCCCGCTCGCGGCTGGCGGTCGTCCCGGGCGGCGTCGACAGCGACCACTTCACCCCGGACGGGCCGGCGGCCGAGCGGGACCCCGAGCGCCCCCGCATCCTCAGCGTCGGCCGCCTGGTCGAACGCAAGGGCTTCGGCGATGTCATCGAGGCCATGCGGTACGTGCCGGGCGCCGAGTGCGTCGTCGTGGGCGGTCCGCCCGCACGTGAGCTCGCGGCCGACCCGCAGGCCGAGAAGCTCCGGGCCATCGCCGAGCGCTGCCAGGTCGCCGACCGGGTGCGTCTCGTCGGCGGCGTCCGGGCCACGGACATGCCCCGCTGGTACCGCTCCGCCGACCTGTTCGTCGCCGCGCCCTGGCAGGAGCAGTTCGAGCTCGCCCCGCTCGAGGCGATGGCGTGCGGCGTCCCGGTGGTCGGCACCGCCATCGGCGGTCTCAACGAGACGGTCGTGGACGGCCTCACCGGCGATCTCGTGCCGACCCGCGACCCGCGCGCGCTCGGCGGCGCCCTGCGGCGCCTGGTCAACGACAAGGTCAGGCGCTTCGCGTACGCGACGGCGGCGCTGGACCGGGCCCGCCAGGCGTACTCCTGGAAGCGTGTGGCGTCGCAGCTCGGTTCGGTCTACTCGGCGGTCGCCGGTCGCCGCACCAACGAGGCGGAGGCCGTCGCCTAG
- a CDS encoding SDR family oxidoreductase: MTVQGACHPRVAVVTGSESGIGRAIAVALAEDGYDVGITRHRDTAHAQRTADEVRKAGRRAEIRSLDLTRLPGAAAVVDDLAEALGGIGVLVNCAGTGTATPLLDTRWEQWRQVLAVDLDGPFLCAQRAARRMVAARRGGRIINITSVHETAPRVGAGAYCAAKGGLGLLTKVLAQELSEHGITVNAVAPGEIATAMTGQEDVDPHTRRRPGVPLGRPGDAREVAAVVAFLASARASYVTGATWPVDGGLLLMGPQAGSHLADDDWRRP; this comes from the coding sequence ATGACCGTGCAAGGCGCCTGTCATCCCCGGGTCGCCGTCGTCACCGGCTCCGAGTCGGGCATCGGCCGGGCGATCGCCGTCGCCCTCGCCGAGGACGGGTACGACGTCGGCATCACCCGGCACCGCGACACCGCGCACGCCCAGCGCACCGCCGACGAGGTGCGCAAGGCCGGCCGGCGTGCCGAGATCCGGTCCCTGGACCTCACCCGGCTCCCGGGCGCGGCCGCCGTCGTGGACGATCTCGCCGAGGCGCTCGGCGGCATCGGCGTGCTGGTCAACTGCGCAGGTACGGGCACGGCTACGCCCCTGCTCGACACGCGCTGGGAACAGTGGCGCCAAGTCCTCGCCGTCGATCTCGACGGGCCCTTCCTGTGCGCCCAGCGCGCGGCCCGTCGGATGGTCGCGGCGCGGCGCGGCGGTCGCATCATCAACATCACGAGCGTGCACGAGACGGCGCCGCGGGTCGGTGCGGGAGCGTACTGCGCGGCCAAGGGCGGGTTGGGGCTGCTGACCAAGGTGCTGGCGCAGGAGCTCTCCGAGCACGGCATCACGGTCAACGCGGTCGCGCCGGGCGAGATCGCCACCGCGATGACCGGCCAGGAGGACGTCGATCCGCACACCCGGCGGCGACCCGGCGTGCCGCTGGGGCGGCCGGGTGACGCCCGGGAGGTGGCGGCGGTCGTGGCGTTCCTCGCGAGCGCGCGTGCGTCCTATGTGACCGGCGCCACCTGGCCCGTCGACGGCGGGTTGCTGCTCATGGGCCCCCAGGCCGGCTCCCATCTGGCGGACGACGACTGGCGGCGGCCCTGA
- a CDS encoding HAD family hydrolase, whose product MTTTRGVLFDVDGTLVDTTYLHAVAWWEALRRHDHDVPMAKIHRAIGMGSDKILDQLLGDGRDTDDEWLSTAHDVLYGAWWERLRPLPGAADLLRACADRGLAVVLASSAKGAELTKLREVIDADDVITAATSSADAEESKPAPDILEAALDQSGVDPRQSVFVGDAVWDVKAAAKLDIPCIGLACGGTSAEELTAAGAVETYDDPAALLAALDRSAITKLSG is encoded by the coding sequence ATGACGACCACACGGGGAGTGCTCTTCGACGTCGACGGCACGCTGGTGGACACCACCTACCTGCACGCGGTGGCGTGGTGGGAGGCGTTGCGCCGGCACGACCACGACGTGCCGATGGCGAAGATCCACCGGGCGATCGGGATGGGCTCCGACAAGATCCTCGATCAGCTTCTCGGCGACGGCCGCGACACCGACGACGAATGGCTGTCCACCGCCCACGACGTGCTCTACGGCGCGTGGTGGGAGCGGCTGCGCCCCCTGCCCGGCGCCGCCGATCTGCTGCGCGCGTGTGCGGACCGGGGTCTCGCGGTGGTGCTGGCTTCCTCGGCGAAGGGTGCCGAGCTGACGAAGCTGCGCGAAGTCATCGACGCGGACGACGTGATCACAGCGGCCACGTCGTCGGCGGACGCCGAGGAGAGCAAGCCTGCGCCGGACATCCTGGAGGCCGCCCTGGACCAGTCCGGGGTCGACCCGCGGCAGAGCGTCTTCGTGGGCGACGCGGTCTGGGACGTCAAGGCGGCGGCCAAGCTCGACATCCCCTGCATCGGGCTGGCCTGCGGCGGCACCAGCGCCGAGGAGCTCACGGCGGCGGGCGCCGTCGAGACCTACGACGACCCCGCCGCCCTGCTCGCCGCCCTGGACCGCTCGGCGATCACGAAGCTGTCCGGCTGA
- a CDS encoding DUF6401 family natural product biosynthesis protein, with translation MNGLFSGAAARAALRSAHACLAELMTTVGVSGLEAAAQSPGLLAALDQHEAGIRDSLSTDVRPLTPVILAAYAEGVRDAAFKHGWRAPVGPIDWASDDWVLTRLLAVCTLARTLPQGR, from the coding sequence ATGAATGGTCTGTTCAGCGGCGCTGCCGCCCGTGCTGCCCTGCGTTCCGCCCACGCCTGCCTTGCCGAGCTGATGACCACCGTCGGCGTCAGCGGCCTCGAGGCCGCGGCACAGAGTCCGGGCCTGCTGGCCGCCCTCGACCAGCACGAGGCGGGCATCCGCGACAGCCTCTCGACCGACGTGCGGCCGCTCACCCCGGTGATCCTGGCCGCCTACGCCGAGGGCGTGCGCGACGCGGCCTTCAAGCACGGCTGGCGCGCGCCGGTCGGCCCGATCGACTGGGCCTCCGACGACTGGGTGCTGACCCGGCTGCTCGCGGTCTGCACGCTGGCCCGGACCCTGCCCCAGGGCCGCTGA
- a CDS encoding SRPBCC family protein yields MSTVTESVDVNVPVRTAYNQWTQFEEFPRFMGGVTEIRQLDDTTTHWKTNIDGVKREFDAKITEQLPDERVAWTTIEGSKQAGVVTFHRLDETHTRVTCQMDFEPDGVVEQAGDKLGFLDRQVKGDMKRFKEYIEGRGGVETGAWRGEVDRPQP; encoded by the coding sequence GTGAGTACAGTCACCGAGTCCGTTGACGTCAACGTGCCGGTACGCACCGCGTACAACCAGTGGACCCAGTTCGAGGAGTTCCCCCGGTTCATGGGCGGCGTGACGGAGATCCGTCAGCTCGACGACACGACGACCCACTGGAAGACGAACATCGACGGGGTGAAGCGGGAGTTCGACGCCAAGATCACCGAGCAGCTTCCCGACGAGCGCGTGGCCTGGACCACGATCGAGGGCAGCAAGCAGGCCGGCGTCGTGACCTTCCACCGCCTGGACGAGACCCACACCCGGGTCACGTGCCAGATGGACTTCGAGCCCGACGGTGTGGTGGAGCAGGCCGGCGACAAGCTGGGCTTCCTCGACCGCCAGGTCAAGGGCGACATGAAGCGCTTCAAGGAGTACATCGAGGGCCGCGGCGGCGTCGAGACCGGGGCCTGGCGCGGCGAGGTGGACCGCCCGCAGCCGTAA
- a CDS encoding SRPBCC family protein, producing MAIVQRIVPARPDQVFAVLADGWTYSDWVVGTVHIRDVDAGWPAPGSRLHHKAGPWPLSLHESSEVLTCEPERELTIRAGLWPLGEAHVRILLDPVEGGRTRITMEETFGAGPLRWVHTKLNDLVLHRRNIESLRRLCDIATREKSRP from the coding sequence GTGGCTATCGTGCAGCGTATCGTCCCCGCCCGCCCGGATCAGGTGTTCGCCGTCCTCGCGGACGGCTGGACCTACAGTGACTGGGTCGTCGGCACGGTCCATATCCGCGACGTGGACGCCGGGTGGCCGGCTCCGGGGTCGCGGCTGCATCACAAGGCCGGCCCGTGGCCGCTCTCGCTGCACGAGAGCTCCGAGGTGCTGACCTGCGAGCCGGAGCGCGAGCTGACGATCCGCGCCGGTCTCTGGCCCCTGGGCGAGGCACACGTGCGGATCCTGCTCGACCCGGTGGAGGGCGGCCGGACCCGGATCACGATGGAGGAGACGTTCGGCGCCGGTCCGCTGCGATGGGTGCACACCAAGCTCAACGATCTGGTGCTGCATCGGCGCAACATCGAGTCGCTGCGGCGTCTGTGCGACATCGCCACGCGGGAGAAGAGCCGCCCGTGA
- a CDS encoding YihY/virulence factor BrkB family protein: protein MTAATTRPTVRSLPRGIRQLRWSTWRGVLWRSANGYLDDECADLAAALTYNAVLAVFPVAIVVVALVNLVTDGRTAVSTILGILEDLGAGSVVGNDNFRAVLDAVIVEQGSPKTLLGFGVLGALWSASAYVGVFTRASNRIYGVKEGRPVWKLRPLQILLSAVALVLMAVVGTGLVISGPLVDAVGNVLHADSTARTAWSIGRWPVLVMILMLLLSLLFWIAPNVRQPRFRWLTLGGAVALLVWVLASFGFGLYVANFGSYDETYGSLGAIIAFLVWLYLANSALMLGVEINAEVQRGRHLQAGETDPDPPLPPKEPAEDEPDRTV, encoded by the coding sequence ATGACTGCCGCCACGACCCGGCCGACCGTACGGTCCCTGCCCCGCGGCATCCGCCAACTGCGCTGGTCGACCTGGCGGGGCGTGCTGTGGCGCAGCGCCAACGGCTACCTCGACGACGAGTGCGCCGACCTGGCCGCCGCCCTCACCTACAACGCCGTGCTGGCGGTCTTCCCGGTCGCGATCGTCGTGGTCGCCCTGGTCAACCTCGTGACCGACGGGCGTACGGCGGTGAGCACCATCCTCGGCATCCTGGAGGACCTCGGCGCCGGCTCGGTCGTCGGCAACGACAACTTCCGGGCGGTCCTGGACGCGGTCATCGTCGAGCAGGGTTCCCCGAAGACGCTGCTCGGCTTCGGCGTGCTCGGTGCGCTGTGGTCGGCATCCGCCTACGTGGGCGTGTTCACCCGGGCGTCGAACCGCATCTACGGGGTCAAGGAGGGACGCCCCGTGTGGAAGCTGCGGCCGCTGCAGATCCTCCTGAGCGCGGTCGCGCTGGTCCTCATGGCGGTGGTCGGCACCGGCCTGGTGATCAGCGGCCCGCTGGTCGACGCGGTGGGCAACGTCCTGCACGCCGACAGCACCGCCCGCACGGCCTGGTCGATCGGGCGCTGGCCGGTGCTGGTGATGATCCTGATGCTGCTGCTGTCCCTGCTGTTCTGGATCGCGCCCAACGTCCGGCAGCCGCGCTTTCGCTGGCTCACCCTCGGCGGCGCGGTGGCCCTGCTGGTGTGGGTCCTCGCCTCCTTCGGCTTCGGGCTGTACGTCGCCAACTTCGGCTCGTACGACGAGACGTACGGAAGCCTCGGCGCGATCATCGCCTTCCTGGTCTGGCTCTACCTGGCCAACTCCGCGCTGATGCTGGGCGTGGAGATCAACGCCGAGGTGCAGCGCGGACGGCATCTGCAGGCGGGCGAGACGGATCCGGACCCGCCGCTGCCGCCGAAGGAGCCCGCGGAGGACGAGCCGGACCGGACGGTTTAG
- a CDS encoding SDR family oxidoreductase yields MSRNVVITGASAGVGRAVAVAYARRGARVALIARGRAGLEGASLEVRAAGAADVRTYRADVADAAALQDAADDVAAAWGGIDVWVNDAMASVFAPAWDISPAEYRRVTEVNYLGTVHGTLAALRHMRPAGRGAVVQIGSALAYRGIPLQAPYCASKHAIQGFNDSLRAELLHDGDRVKLSMVQLPAVNTPQFSWVRTRLPHHPQPVPPIYQPEVVARAVLWVADRGKREINVGGPTLKTRLGNIVAPAFLDRLLSTDKRGYQSQQTGEPVDPATWQDNVDKPVDDDRDFGAHGVFDAQSRSRSFALWATMHKPLVTGVVGAGLGLVTAGVLRRR; encoded by the coding sequence GTGAGTCGGAACGTCGTGATCACCGGAGCCAGCGCCGGGGTCGGCCGCGCCGTGGCCGTGGCCTACGCCCGGCGCGGGGCCCGGGTGGCCCTGATCGCCCGCGGCCGGGCCGGCCTGGAGGGCGCTTCCCTGGAGGTCCGCGCCGCCGGAGCCGCCGACGTACGCACCTACCGGGCCGACGTGGCGGACGCGGCGGCGCTCCAGGACGCGGCCGACGACGTGGCGGCGGCCTGGGGCGGCATCGACGTGTGGGTCAACGACGCGATGGCGTCGGTCTTCGCGCCCGCCTGGGACATCAGCCCGGCCGAGTACCGCCGCGTCACCGAGGTCAACTACCTGGGTACGGTCCACGGCACGCTGGCTGCCCTGCGCCACATGCGCCCGGCCGGTCGCGGCGCCGTCGTGCAGATCGGCTCGGCGCTGGCGTACCGAGGGATTCCGTTGCAGGCGCCGTACTGCGCGTCGAAGCACGCGATCCAGGGCTTCAACGACTCCCTGCGCGCGGAGCTGCTGCACGACGGCGACCGGGTCAAGCTGTCGATGGTGCAGCTCCCTGCCGTGAACACCCCGCAGTTCTCCTGGGTACGCACCCGGCTGCCCCACCACCCGCAGCCGGTGCCCCCGATCTACCAGCCGGAGGTGGTGGCCCGCGCCGTGCTCTGGGTCGCCGACCGGGGCAAGCGCGAGATCAACGTGGGCGGCCCGACCCTGAAGACCCGCCTGGGCAACATCGTGGCGCCGGCGTTCCTGGACCGCCTGCTGTCCACGGACAAGCGCGGCTACCAGAGCCAGCAGACCGGCGAGCCGGTGGACCCGGCGACCTGGCAGGACAACGTCGACAAGCCGGTGGACGACGACCGTGACTTCGGGGCGCACGGCGTCTTCGACGCACAGAGCCGGTCGCGCTCGTTCGCGCTGTGGGCGACCATGCACAAGCCGCTGGTCACGGGGGTCGTGGGCGCGGGACTGGGCCTGGTCACGGCGGGGGTCCTGCGCCGCCGGTGA